The DNA segment GATCACGTCGGCGCCCACAATCGTCGACAGTCGGTGAGCGATCGCGATCGTCGTCCGTCCCCGCGCGGCGGCGTCGAGCGCCGACTGCACGACCCGCTCCGAGATCGAGTCCAGCGCGCTCGTCGCCTCATCGAGGATGAGCACAGCCGGGTCCTTGAGCAGCACTCGGGCGATAGCGATGCGCTGCTTCTCGCCGCCGGACAGGCGGTACCCGCGCTCGCCCACGACGGTGTCGTAGCCCGCGGGGAACGAGGCGATGGTCTCGTGGATGTTCGCGGCCCGGGCGGCCGCCTCGATCTCGCCCCCGCTCGCGTCCGGCTTCGCATACCGCAGGTTCTCGCCGATGGTCGCGTGGAAAAGGTAGGTCTCCTGGCTCACGATGCCGATGTGCGCGACGAGCGATTCCTGCTCGAGTTCGCGCACGTCGTCGCCAGCGAACAGGATGCGGCCGGAACTCACGGCGTGGAAGCGCGGAATCAGGTACGACACCGTCGTCTTGCCCGCCCCCGACGGCCCGACGAACGCGGCGTACTGGCCCGGCTCGATCGCGAACGACATCCCCTTCAGTGTCGCCGGGGTATCAGCCGGCGAGTCCGGGTAGGCGAACACGACGTCGTCGAATACGACCCGTCCGAGCCCGGAGTCGTTGACCGGCCGCGCGCCCTCCCGATCGGTGATGGCGGGCTTCAGGTCGAGGTAATCGAAGATGCGCGCGAAGAGCGCCTGCGAGGTCTGCAGGTCGAGGGCCACACGCATGAGCCCCAGAAGGGGCCACATGAGCCGAGCCTGCACCGTCGTAAAGGCGACGATCGTTCCCGCGGTGATGGGCACATCGCCGAGGATCAGGAAGGCCGAGACGAGGTAGACGATTGCCGGGATGATGGCAAGGAAGATCTGCACGGTCGCGAAGAACCACTGGCCGCTCATCTGCAGCCGCACCTGGAGGCCTACCTGGGTGTCGTTCTCGGCGCTGTACCGTCCGGTCTCCGCCCTCTGCTGGTTGAAGCTCTTGGCGAGCAGGATGCCGGAGACCGACAGCGTCTCCTGGGTGATCGCGGTCATGTCGCTGAGCGACTCCTGCGTCTTGGTCGCGATGCGGGCGCGCACCTGGCCGACACGGCGCTGAGCGATCACGAGGATCGGCATCAGAATCACGGCCACGATCGTGAGCTGCCACGACAGCAGGAGCATGGAGATGAAGGCCGCGATGACAGTGACGGTGTTGCCCAGGACGCTCGACACGGTGTTGGTGAGAACCCCGGCGACGCCACCGACATCGTTCTGCAGTCTCGACTGGATCGCCCCGGTCTTGGTTTTGGTGAAGAACGCGAGCTCCATCCGCTGGAGGTGCTCGAACAGGCGGATGCGCAGTGCTCCCATGACCTTGTTGCCCACCGTCGCGGTGAGCCAGGTCTGCCAGACCCCGAGTCCGGCGCTGACGATGAAGATTGCGACCATGAGGCCCACGACCTCGGCCAGCAGCGGCACATCCGGCCCCTGCCCCGGCGGGAAGAGCCCCTGATCGAAGGCGACCTTCGTCAGCAGCGGCGGAAGCACGGTGAGGCCGGCGCCGACCACCACAAGGACGACCGTGAGGATGAGGGTGCTTTTGTGCGGTGCGAACAGGTCTCCGACGCGGCGGAGCAGGTCGGGAACGCTCGGGGCTCCCTCGTTCTCCTTGCGCTGGGCCGACGCGTCGCCGCCACCCATCATGCGGCCGCCTCGGCCGCGCTGCATTGTGCT comes from the Marisediminicola antarctica genome and includes:
- a CDS encoding ABC transporter ATP-binding protein, yielding MQRGRGGRMMGGGDASAQRKENEGAPSVPDLLRRVGDLFAPHKSTLILTVVLVVVGAGLTVLPPLLTKVAFDQGLFPPGQGPDVPLLAEVVGLMVAIFIVSAGLGVWQTWLTATVGNKVMGALRIRLFEHLQRMELAFFTKTKTGAIQSRLQNDVGGVAGVLTNTVSSVLGNTVTVIAAFISMLLLSWQLTIVAVILMPILVIAQRRVGQVRARIATKTQESLSDMTAITQETLSVSGILLAKSFNQQRAETGRYSAENDTQVGLQVRLQMSGQWFFATVQIFLAIIPAIVYLVSAFLILGDVPITAGTIVAFTTVQARLMWPLLGLMRVALDLQTSQALFARIFDYLDLKPAITDREGARPVNDSGLGRVVFDDVVFAYPDSPADTPATLKGMSFAIEPGQYAAFVGPSGAGKTTVSYLIPRFHAVSSGRILFAGDDVRELEQESLVAHIGIVSQETYLFHATIGENLRYAKPDASGGEIEAAARAANIHETIASFPAGYDTVVGERGYRLSGGEKQRIAIARVLLKDPAVLILDEATSALDSISERVVQSALDAAARGRTTIAIAHRLSTIVGADVIFVVDAGRIVERGTHDDLMALGGVYSGLYREQVRAGS